One Molothrus ater isolate BHLD 08-10-18 breed brown headed cowbird chromosome 11, BPBGC_Mater_1.1, whole genome shotgun sequence genomic window, CAGGAGCATCCTGTAGCAAAGCCCCCACATGCCCCTGATCCCTGCGGCTCCCCTTCCCTGTTTCCCACAGTAAATGAGTcactcctgccctccctctgttcgcaggagcagcaaggagctgctgttgCAGCCGGTGATCATCAGCAGGAACGAGAAGGAGAAGGTGCTCATCGAGGGCTCCATTAACTCCGTGCGCGTCAGCATCGCCGTGAAGCAGGTGAGGGGGGTTCGGGCAGGGGACTGGCAGCTCAGCCCGTGGGGAAGCCTCACTTCCCTTTTGTCTCTCCAGGCTGACGAGATCGAGAAGATCTTGTGCCACAAATTCATGCGCTTTATGATGATGAGGGCTGAGAACTTCTTTATTCTGCGCAGAAAGCCTGTGGAGGTgaggtggcagggaggggacaaagcaactcctggctctgctcctggcactgggagggtgTCTAGTGCAGAACTGGGATGTGAGCTTGCATGGCCAGCATTTGGGTGCTAAACCCTAGGGTGCTTTTCTCTTGTGCAGGGTTATGATATCAGCTTCTTGATCACAAACTTCCACACGGAGCAGATGTACAAGCACAAGCTGGTGGACTTTGTCATCCACTTCATGGAGGAGATTGACAAGGAAATCAGCGAGATGAAACTCTCTGTCAATGCGAGGGCCCGCATCGTGGCAGAGGAGTTCCTTAAGAATGTGAGACTCTGAAATGGGAGGAGGGGTCTCTGATTTTGGGAGTGGGATGTGGGGTCAAAGCCAGTGTGGCCCTTGTGCCCAGAGTCCCCCAGTCCCATTAGTGAGGACAGGGTGACACCCTGCCCAAGGAACCtcttggggacagggaggaaagGATGTCAAAGGTGCTTGTATCCCCTTTGCTCATGAAGTGCCAGCTTTTGAGACCCCCAGAGCTTgctcagtggcagcagcagccttaGGGGATGAGATCCTTTTGGTGGGTGCTGAGATGGATGTGCAGTGCCTGGGGAGGCAGCTGAGAAGCTGAGCATGAATCCCTGTGAGCAGTGGCCACCCTTAGCCTCCATCCCAGGTGCCAGGAGGGTGGTGAGGGTTCTCAGAGCACTGCAAGCAGGGACTGGACTAACAGCTGTGTGTTTTCTCTCCAGTTTTAGGCCGTGGTGCAGGACCCCGTGGCTCCCTTGTGCTTGTGCCCAGCGGGcactgtgcctgtgcctgctcccgTTTCTCGAGGATcgccgggcggggccgggccctgcccgcccctctctgggctgggcgggagcagcccctgcttgcggcagcgcggccccgccgccgcccctgTCTCGTCTTGTTTTTTAAACGGTCTTGTTTGCTGTACCCACCGCCTCTGTCTCTTCCCTCCCGCCACTCTGGGCCACACTGGGGGATGGGGGAGGGCAtggaatgggagcaggaatggaACTGGAGGGGCACAGTCCAGCAACAGCCAACAGTGGAGTCAGCCCTGATGGTGTGTGAGGGGCCATGGGGGGTGTCAGGAGAGTATGAAAGGACTTGAAGTTGCCCTGGGGGTAGCAAGGAGCTTGGGTTGTGGGGCACAAAAGGATTTTGTGCAGGGTGTGAGGTTTGAATGGGGGATGGCTGGCTGTGGATGTAGGGGGCTGTTTGTGTCCCCCCTTGTGTGCAGTGGAGCCATCGTGGTGGCTGGAGTTggggctgtgacatcacagtgGTGCTGGCGTTGGGGAGCCATGTCCTGCATTCTAACATCAGTGGTACTGGGGTTCAGAGGCCATGTCCTGTGCTGGACTCTGACTTCagtccccagcaggacaggggaaTAGGCCAAGCTGCTTGGCACAGAGGACGAAGAGCCACCCAGAGCTCTCCTCAGGCTGCCATGGGACAATGTGacccagagagcagcactgcaggcacacagtCCCCCAGACAGGGACAGTACTTGAGCAGGGTACACTTCAGCCACCTCATGGCCCAGGAGGCTGGGGACAAGGGTACAGTGGGGTATCCTGGGACTGTGCACTGCAGCTGGGACGCTGGCACAAGGCTCAGCAGGTCGGAGACTACCCTTTCAAGGGCCCGAAGGTCATGCCAGAGGCAGGCAGGTCAGTGCTTTCTACCTCTCCATGCCTGCTCTGTGGGAGTGGGGACAGTGGGCTCAGACAGGACTGTCCTCACAGGGCATTCAGCAGCCACCACCAGCCACCAGGTTCGCTGCCAGCACTTGCTTAACCTTGAGCAGATCAAGAAGGCCAAGCTGCATGTAGAGATGGCCGTTAAGGTGAGGGACCCGATTTCACAGCCCTCAAATGCCACCTGCTTGCATTTATTGCGTTTCTGGCTCAGGAGAGCCGAGCTAGAGGAACAAGAACTGGGGCAGGCTGAGCCCACTGGTCTCTGCACAGGAGAAGAAGATCTTCATGGTACAGGGCCCCTACCCCATCATCCGCCGCCTGCTGCGAGCCCGGGGCTGGGTGGAGAGGAAGGCACCCAGCACgggcaggcagctggagcagcactgcagtgacCAAAGCAGGCAGCGCCTGCAGACAGCGCCAGGCAGTGGTGGTGCTAGGcagagggaggtgctgctgaACCCACGTGGTGTGGCACAGCCTGTTCTGGGGACCACAGACCCCCTGCACTACCCGTGGCTACCTgctgagaaggaggaagagcagTGTGATGAGGACCCACACGGCATCCATGACCTCATGGTTAGCacagagggctggggctgagctctgccactgccccaGGCATGGGCACAGCCTTGGACAGGGCATgagggtgggatgggggctcTGTGTCCCACCCTGGCTTCCTCCCTCCGCCAGTCCTACCTGGCACGGGACCAGTTGCCAAACTTCATCTGGACCAACTTCCTTGAGACCATTGACCGCCAGCTGCTGCAAGATGACAGCGTGCTGAACCACTATGCCCGGGTGGATGCATTCACCACCAAGGTGGGAGGCTGGAGCCCTTGGGCAGGGGGATGGGGTCCAGTAGGCACTGACAACTTCCTCTAAACAGGAGGGCCTGTGCCTCAGCCTACAAAACCTGCCGTGGATTGAGCAAGCTGACCCCAATGCCTTCTTCCCCCGGTGCTACCGCCTGGGGACCAGAGATGATCGAGAAGCTTTCATTGGTGAGCTGAAGCCTGttgccctcctgtccctccttgttctcccactgccccagtgtcctgtgcaggactgGCTGGGATGATGCCTCCCTCTTGCAGAGGATTTCCGCCTGACAGCAGCACGCAGCCTGCTCAAACTGGccctggaggaggctggggacaggccaGTGAGGACTGAGCAGGTCCCAAACTCTGACAATGGGGAAGGTGAGTACGTGAAGCTGGGCCTGGGGATGATGGCAGAGAGTATAGAGTTAGGGACAATGGATGGCTGAGCTTGGAGATACAGCCCCTGCTTGTGGCTGTGGCCTGGGATCCCCCACTACCTCCTACTAGCCCAGCTTATGGGTGCTCTGCTCCCAATACCATCCCCATGCACCCAAAGCCACCCATCCTACAGGGAGGCTCTGTCCCCAAAGCTGGCATAGGAGTCACATCTCACCCCAAGCATTctacagcacagccaggctcccCCCTGTACCCTGAGCTGGTGGAGGAAGCCCTGGAGGTCTGTAAGCAGCACCTGGGTGTTCTGCAGCACGAGGACATCGACAGGAACACCCCATCCCCCTGCAGGACATGCATCGACTGGGACAACTTCCTGCAGCAATACTACCGTGTGGCACAGTGAGTGCTGACTAggatggggggacagggggcaccatggcagggctgctgctgaggcccCCTTCCCCCCACAGTGagggggcagggctggtgc contains:
- the ARPC4 gene encoding actin-related protein 2/3 complex subunit 4; its protein translation is MTATLRPYLNAVRATLQAALCLENFSSQVVERHNKPEVEVRSSKELLLQPVIISRNEKEKVLIEGSINSVRVSIAVKQADEIEKILCHKFMRFMMMRAENFFILRRKPVEGYDISFLITNFHTEQMYKHKLVDFVIHFMEEIDKEISEMKLSVNARARIVAEEFLKNF